Proteins from a genomic interval of Pseudomonas silesiensis:
- a CDS encoding CopD family copper resistance protein yields MYPFLLVTHLLAAIAFIGTLFFEVVIWHRAREQLTDTAQSTADQAIAVRSRKVLHGVVVLLYGAGIALAWQHRGVLSQPLASSFGTLLSLKIVLALSIIGHYLLLAYWLKSARLTVSRASWIRRSILGHMVLIVILAKAMFYWQG; encoded by the coding sequence ATGTATCCCTTTTTACTGGTCACGCATTTGCTGGCAGCCATCGCCTTCATCGGCACGCTGTTTTTCGAGGTGGTGATCTGGCATCGAGCCCGCGAGCAGTTGACCGATACCGCGCAATCGACGGCGGACCAGGCGATTGCGGTGCGCTCGCGCAAGGTGCTGCATGGCGTGGTGGTGCTGTTGTATGGCGCCGGCATCGCCCTGGCCTGGCAACATCGCGGCGTATTGAGCCAGCCGCTGGCCAGCAGTTTTGGCACCTTGCTGAGCCTGAAGATCGTGTTGGCCCTGAGCATCATCGGCCATTACCTGTTGCTGGCGTACTGGCTGAAAAGCGCGCGGCTGACGGTTAGCCGCGCGAGCTGGATTCGCCGCAGCATCCTTGGGCACATGGTGTTGATCGTGATCCTGGCCAAGGCGATGTTCTATTGGCAGGGTTGA
- a CDS encoding NnrS family protein, with translation MQVLDRRKAMAIAPLLRLAFRPFFLAGCLLAVLAIPLWLAAFSGSIADWQPAGGWLGWHRHELLFGFGLAIIAGFLLTAVQTWTGRPGVSGTPLAALALLWLSARVAWLVNAPWPLLALLELAFPLAVAALMGFTLWKVRQTRNYPIAVVLLLLAAADALSLYGLVEGHEGWQRQGVLTGLWLVAAMMGLIGGRVIPFFIQRGLGKVEGVTPWPWLDWLLLIGSPLVALSYAAGLALEPNLWMGLLFAALAAGHLVRLVRWHDRALWRVPLLWSLYLAYGWLAVACLGMALWHFGVPINPSLAVHCLTIGAMGGLVLAMIARVSLGHTGRPLEPPSGMTLAFILLNLACLSRVVLVLFLPLPALWLAGLCWALAFGLYAWGYAPMLLRGRVDGHPG, from the coding sequence ATGCAGGTGCTTGACCGCCGGAAAGCGATGGCCATTGCGCCGTTGTTACGATTGGCCTTTCGGCCATTTTTTCTCGCCGGCTGCCTGTTGGCCGTGCTGGCCATTCCGCTGTGGCTGGCCGCTTTCAGCGGTTCGATCGCCGATTGGCAGCCGGCCGGGGGGTGGCTGGGCTGGCACCGACATGAACTGCTGTTCGGTTTTGGCCTGGCGATTATTGCCGGCTTCCTGCTGACGGCCGTGCAGACCTGGACCGGTCGCCCCGGCGTCAGCGGCACACCGCTGGCGGCGCTGGCGCTGCTGTGGTTGTCGGCGCGCGTGGCGTGGCTGGTCAATGCACCGTGGCCGCTGCTGGCGTTGCTGGAGTTGGCATTCCCGCTGGCGGTGGCCGCGCTCATGGGGTTCACCCTGTGGAAGGTCCGGCAGACACGTAACTATCCGATTGCGGTGGTGCTGCTGTTATTGGCGGCGGCCGACGCCTTGTCCCTGTACGGCCTGGTCGAAGGTCATGAAGGCTGGCAGCGCCAAGGCGTGCTGACCGGTCTTTGGCTGGTGGCGGCGATGATGGGCTTGATTGGCGGGCGCGTGATTCCGTTCTTCATTCAGCGCGGCCTCGGCAAGGTTGAAGGCGTTACCCCCTGGCCGTGGCTGGACTGGCTGCTGCTGATCGGTTCGCCCCTGGTGGCGTTGTCCTATGCCGCAGGATTAGCGCTCGAGCCCAATCTGTGGATGGGCCTGTTATTTGCCGCGTTGGCCGCCGGGCATCTGGTGCGCCTGGTTCGCTGGCATGATCGCGCACTCTGGCGCGTGCCGTTGCTGTGGTCGTTGTACCTGGCGTATGGCTGGTTGGCGGTGGCTTGTCTGGGGATGGCGCTCTGGCATTTTGGCGTACCGATCAATCCGAGCCTGGCGGTGCATTGCCTGACCATCGGCGCCATGGGCGGCCTGGTGCTGGCGATGATCGCACGGGTCAGTCTCGGACACACCGGCCGGCCTCTTGAACCGCCGTCGGGCATGACCCTGGCGTTTATTTTGCTCAACCTGGCGTGTCTGAGCCGGGTGGTGTTGGTCCTGTTCCTGCCTTTGCCCGCGTTGTGGCTGGCCGGCCTGTGCTGGGCGCTGGCGTTCGGGCTGTACGCCTGGGGTTATGCGCCGATGCTGTTGCGGGGCCGGGTCGATGGGCATCCGGGATGA
- a CDS encoding Crp/Fnr family transcriptional regulator — translation MVLHRVHHQILRSHHLFEPLNEEQLDELMSTSHLLSIDKGEPLFRQGEPADSFYFVIAGAVKIYRLTPDGQEKVFEVIGDRQTFAEAMMLMDTPNYVASAEAICPTQLYRLSNNTYMRLLQSNSRLTFALLGKLCVRLHQRVNEIETLSLKNATHRVVRYLLTQLVRQQSVNNQFELPMAKQLIAGHLSIQPETFSRIIRRLIDENIITQDGRQIAILDRLRLEQFE, via the coding sequence ATGGTGCTTCACCGCGTCCATCATCAGATTCTGCGCAGTCATCATCTATTCGAGCCGTTGAACGAAGAACAGCTGGACGAATTGATGAGTACCAGCCACTTGCTGAGCATCGACAAAGGCGAGCCGCTGTTCCGGCAGGGTGAACCGGCAGACTCGTTCTACTTCGTGATCGCCGGAGCGGTGAAGATCTACCGCCTGACGCCCGATGGGCAGGAGAAAGTGTTCGAGGTCATCGGCGATCGGCAAACCTTTGCCGAGGCAATGATGCTGATGGACACCCCGAATTATGTCGCTTCGGCCGAAGCGATCTGCCCCACCCAGTTGTACCGGTTATCCAACAACACCTACATGCGCCTGCTGCAAAGCAACAGCCGACTGACGTTTGCGTTGCTGGGCAAGCTGTGTGTGCGCCTGCATCAACGGGTCAACGAAATCGAAACCCTGTCCCTGAAAAACGCCACCCACCGGGTGGTGCGTTACCTGCTGACGCAGCTGGTGCGCCAGCAATCCGTTAACAACCAGTTCGAACTGCCGATGGCCAAGCAGCTGATTGCCGGGCATTTGTCGATCCAGCCGGAAACCTTTTCGCGGATCATCCGCCGCCTGATCGATGAAAACATCATCACCCAGGACGGCCGCCAGATCGCCATTCTCGACCGCCTGCGCCTGGAACAGTTCGAGTGA
- a CDS encoding nitric oxide reductase activation protein NorD, whose translation MAFTVELEEWVGSVWHRFITRRASPDFPDARVELASQQRPLAVLFRAMGGANGIGVEAASDRDLLLRRNVLQQIAGTCKQVPLAWCDAANLRLPSSLAVFPEAALNQELYRWLALLAAQAGQMRHWGRDNQRWTQQLLRRYPALRARYTRLVDAHLQLRPDPATLNTAEAALERALCQALREPGSVEHFPRSERAAWPLPLWLYPPQNLASPQAADLGDESEESLTTPPGEHKGASKRAKRIDEGTRDGGLLIVRLENLFSWTEHVDLDRWSDDSDNPDAARVAEDLDELSLSRTRLRKGGGLKLHLDLPPADVDDIPLGEGIKLPEWDYRKQQMQEAFVNLQMMVPRDCEAQPLPPRLKASAHRLRRQFEHLRNDRQWLRQQPQGSELDMQAWLDFHVEREHGQCAERGLFMEQRQTRRDLACLLLADVSMSTDAHLNDEHRVIDVIRDTLLLFGETLSVLGDDFALYGFSSLRRHQVRMQELKSFTQRYDDNTRGRIQGLKPGYYTRMGAAIRQATQLLGKSKRRSKLLLLLTDGKPNDLDLYEGRYGVEDTREAVLEARRQGLTPFCITIDREAGDYLPYMFGANGYTLIRQPEQLPLRLPQLYRQLTQP comes from the coding sequence ATGGCCTTTACCGTCGAACTGGAAGAGTGGGTCGGCAGTGTCTGGCATCGCTTCATCACCCGGCGCGCCAGCCCGGATTTCCCCGACGCGCGGGTCGAACTGGCCAGCCAGCAACGTCCGCTGGCAGTGTTGTTTCGCGCCATGGGCGGTGCCAATGGCATCGGTGTCGAAGCCGCCAGCGACCGCGATCTGCTGCTGCGGCGCAATGTGCTGCAGCAGATCGCCGGCACCTGCAAGCAGGTACCGCTGGCGTGGTGCGACGCGGCTAACCTGCGGCTGCCGTCGAGTCTCGCGGTGTTTCCCGAAGCGGCACTGAACCAGGAGCTCTATCGCTGGCTTGCGTTGCTCGCGGCACAAGCCGGCCAGATGCGCCATTGGGGGCGGGACAATCAACGCTGGACGCAACAACTGCTGCGGCGCTATCCCGCGTTGCGTGCGCGGTACACACGCCTGGTCGATGCCCACCTGCAACTTCGACCGGATCCGGCGACATTGAATACCGCTGAAGCGGCCCTGGAGCGGGCGTTATGCCAGGCGTTGCGCGAGCCCGGCAGTGTCGAACACTTTCCCCGCAGCGAACGGGCGGCCTGGCCGCTGCCGCTGTGGTTGTACCCGCCGCAGAACCTCGCCAGCCCCCAGGCTGCCGACCTCGGTGACGAGTCCGAAGAATCGCTGACGACCCCTCCCGGTGAGCACAAAGGCGCAAGCAAACGCGCCAAACGCATCGATGAAGGCACCCGCGACGGCGGGTTGTTGATCGTGCGCCTGGAGAACCTGTTCAGCTGGACCGAACACGTGGACCTGGATCGCTGGTCGGACGACAGCGACAACCCGGACGCCGCCAGGGTCGCCGAAGACCTGGATGAGTTGAGCCTGTCGCGCACCCGCTTGCGCAAGGGCGGCGGCCTCAAGCTGCACCTGGATCTGCCCCCGGCGGATGTCGACGACATTCCCCTGGGCGAGGGCATCAAGTTGCCGGAATGGGACTATCGCAAACAGCAGATGCAGGAGGCCTTCGTCAACCTGCAAATGATGGTGCCCCGCGACTGTGAGGCGCAGCCATTGCCGCCGCGACTCAAGGCTTCGGCGCATCGTTTGCGGCGCCAGTTCGAGCATCTGCGCAATGACCGCCAGTGGTTACGCCAGCAACCCCAGGGCTCGGAACTGGACATGCAGGCCTGGCTGGATTTTCACGTCGAGCGCGAGCATGGCCAGTGTGCCGAACGCGGTCTATTCATGGAGCAACGCCAGACCCGCCGCGACCTGGCGTGCCTGTTGCTGGCCGACGTCTCGATGTCGACCGACGCGCACCTGAACGATGAACATCGGGTGATCGATGTGATCCGCGACACGCTGCTGCTGTTCGGCGAAACCCTGTCGGTGCTGGGTGATGATTTCGCCCTGTACGGGTTTTCCTCGCTGCGTCGCCACCAGGTACGGATGCAGGAACTCAAGTCTTTCACCCAGCGGTACGACGACAACACCCGCGGTCGCATCCAGGGGCTCAAGCCGGGTTACTACACGCGCATGGGCGCGGCCATACGCCAGGCCACGCAACTGTTGGGCAAGAGCAAGCGCCGCAGCAAACTGTTGCTGCTGCTGACCGATGGCAAACCGAACGATCTGGATTTATACGAGGGGCGCTACGGTGTCGAGGACACCCGTGAGGCGGTGCTGGAAGCGCGGCGCCAGGGGTTGACGCCGTTCTGTATCACGATTGATCGCGAAGCCGGGGATTACCTGCCGTACATGTTCGGTGCCAATGGCTATACCTTGATCCGCCAGCCGGAACAGCTACCCCTGCGGTTGCCGCAGTTGTACCGCCAGCTGACCCAGCCTTGA
- a CDS encoding cbb3-type cytochrome c oxidase subunit I, whose product MSIANPHLKFASQAVAKPYFVFALVLFLGQILFGLIMGLQYVIGDFLFPIIPFNVARMVHTNLLIVWILFGFMGAAYYLIPEEADRELHSPKLAIILFWVFAAAGVLTILGYLLVPYAGLAKLTHNELLPTMGREFLEQPTISKMGIVVVCLGFLYNIGMTLLKGRKTTVSMVMMTGLIGLAVFFLFSFYNPGNLARDKFYWWWVVHLWVEGVWELIMGSMLAFVLIKITGVDREVVEKWLYVIIAMALITGIIGTGHHFFWIGAPEVWLWVGSIFSALEPLPFLAMVVFAFTMVKNRRRDHPNRAATLWAKGTTVTAFFGAGVWGFLHTLAPVNFYTHGSQLTAAHGHLAFYGAYAMIVMTLISYAMPKLRGLGEAADERSQQLEIWGFWLMTLSMVMITLLLTAAGAVQIYLQRWPVDGVALPFMATVDHLQVLFWARLGAGLGFFAGLICYLFSFKRRVPLTIADAAACVVRS is encoded by the coding sequence ATGAGCATTGCTAATCCGCATCTGAAATTCGCCTCGCAAGCCGTGGCCAAACCGTACTTCGTGTTTGCCCTGGTGCTGTTTCTCGGTCAGATACTGTTCGGTTTGATCATGGGCCTGCAGTACGTGATAGGGGACTTTCTGTTCCCGATCATCCCGTTCAACGTGGCGCGGATGGTTCACACCAACCTGCTGATTGTCTGGATATTGTTCGGCTTCATGGGGGCTGCCTACTACCTGATTCCGGAAGAGGCCGACCGCGAACTGCACAGTCCGAAACTGGCGATCATTCTGTTCTGGGTATTCGCCGCTGCTGGCGTGCTGACGATCCTCGGCTATCTGCTGGTGCCTTATGCCGGCCTGGCCAAACTGACCCACAATGAACTGCTGCCGACCATGGGACGGGAGTTCCTGGAGCAGCCGACCATCAGCAAGATGGGGATTGTGGTGGTGTGCCTGGGCTTCCTCTACAACATCGGCATGACCCTGCTCAAAGGTCGCAAGACCACCGTCAGCATGGTGATGATGACCGGGCTGATCGGGCTCGCGGTGTTCTTCCTGTTCTCCTTCTACAACCCCGGCAACCTGGCCCGCGACAAGTTCTACTGGTGGTGGGTGGTGCATCTTTGGGTTGAAGGCGTGTGGGAACTGATCATGGGGTCGATGCTGGCCTTCGTGCTGATCAAGATCACCGGAGTGGACCGCGAGGTCGTGGAGAAATGGCTGTACGTGATCATCGCCATGGCGCTGATAACGGGGATCATCGGTACCGGTCACCACTTCTTCTGGATCGGTGCGCCGGAGGTCTGGCTGTGGGTCGGCTCGATCTTCTCCGCGCTCGAACCGCTGCCGTTCCTGGCGATGGTGGTATTCGCCTTCACCATGGTCAAGAACCGGCGCCGGGACCACCCGAACCGCGCGGCCACGCTGTGGGCCAAGGGCACCACGGTCACCGCGTTCTTCGGCGCTGGCGTCTGGGGCTTCCTGCATACCCTGGCACCGGTCAACTTCTACACCCATGGTTCGCAGTTGACGGCCGCTCACGGTCACCTGGCCTTCTACGGTGCCTACGCGATGATCGTGATGACCTTGATCAGCTACGCCATGCCGAAACTGCGCGGGCTGGGCGAAGCAGCGGACGAGCGTTCGCAGCAACTGGAGATCTGGGGCTTCTGGTTGATGACCCTGTCGATGGTGATGATCACGCTGTTGCTGACCGCCGCCGGTGCCGTGCAGATCTACCTGCAGCGCTGGCCGGTCGATGGGGTCGCGTTGCCGTTCATGGCCACTGTCGATCATCTGCAAGTGCTGTTCTGGGCCCGTCTGGGCGCCGGTCTCGGTTTCTTCGCAGGGCTGATCTGCTACCTGTTCAGCTTCAAGCGGCGAGTGCCTTTGACGATCGCCGATGCGGCCGCTTGCGTCGTTCGCTCGTGA
- a CDS encoding c-type cytochrome, translating to MSETFTKGMARNIYFGGSVFFFLIFLALTYHTEQTFPERSNEALLTESVERGKLVWEQNNCIGCHTLLGEGAYFAPELGNVFQRRGGEESFKPFLQAWMKMQPLGVPGRRAMPQFKLSDQEVDDIAEFLKWTSKINTNGWPPNKEG from the coding sequence ATGTCAGAGACCTTCACCAAAGGCATGGCCAGGAACATCTATTTTGGGGGAAGCGTTTTCTTCTTCCTGATATTCCTGGCCTTGACCTATCACACGGAACAGACCTTTCCAGAGCGCAGCAATGAGGCGCTATTAACCGAATCAGTGGAACGCGGCAAGTTGGTCTGGGAGCAAAACAATTGCATCGGCTGCCACACGCTGCTGGGCGAGGGCGCTTACTTCGCGCCTGAGCTGGGCAACGTGTTCCAGCGGCGCGGCGGCGAGGAGAGCTTCAAACCCTTCCTGCAGGCCTGGATGAAAATGCAGCCACTGGGTGTACCCGGCCGGCGCGCGATGCCGCAGTTCAAGTTGAGTGACCAGGAGGTGGATGACATCGCCGAGTTCCTCAAGTGGACCTCGAAAATCAACACCAATGGCTGGCCGCCAAACAAGGAGGGCTAA
- a CDS encoding cytochrome C oxidase subunit IV family protein has product MSVSRVLLVCWAALAALSLCTVLLGRAEGTRLLTIAILLVAVGKAWLIADGFMEMRHAPRLWRRLMLSWAVVLATVVGLTLVEFR; this is encoded by the coding sequence ATGTCTGTATCCAGGGTATTGCTCGTCTGCTGGGCGGCGTTGGCCGCGTTGAGCCTGTGCACCGTGCTGCTGGGGCGTGCCGAGGGCACCCGGCTGTTGACGATCGCCATCCTGCTGGTGGCCGTCGGCAAGGCCTGGCTGATCGCCGACGGCTTCATGGAAATGCGTCACGCGCCGCGGCTGTGGCGGCGGTTGATGCTGAGCTGGGCGGTGGTCCTGGCGACCGTTGTAGGGCTGACGCTGGTGGAGTTCCGCTGA
- a CDS encoding cytochrome c oxidase subunit 3 codes for MSTSAEFTGVKRGHLPGDLAMWFFILAELSVFAILILAFAVTQALKPQMFSDSRLLLDTSTGLAMTLSLLTGGLFAALAQEQVRRSRPRRGAVYLLAALLAASVYVLLKLTEYHHLLDLGLGMEHNTFFTLYWILTGFHFLHVLLGMVILGWLAERCRRGLYNADNRSGFESGVLYWHMVDLIWVVLFPLVYVLS; via the coding sequence ATGTCCACTTCGGCTGAGTTCACAGGGGTTAAGCGGGGCCACTTGCCGGGCGATCTGGCGATGTGGTTTTTCATCCTGGCCGAGTTGTCGGTGTTCGCCATCCTGATCCTGGCGTTCGCCGTGACCCAGGCCCTCAAGCCGCAGATGTTCAGTGACAGCCGGCTGTTGCTCGACACCTCTACCGGCCTGGCGATGACCCTGAGCCTGCTGACCGGCGGGCTGTTCGCCGCGCTGGCCCAGGAACAGGTCAGGCGCTCACGGCCACGCCGTGGCGCGGTCTACCTGCTGGCAGCGCTGCTCGCCGCCAGTGTCTACGTGCTGTTGAAGCTCACCGAGTACCACCACCTGCTGGATTTGGGCCTGGGAATGGAGCACAACACCTTTTTCACCCTCTACTGGATCCTCACCGGGTTCCACTTTCTCCATGTATTGCTCGGCATGGTCATCCTCGGCTGGCTGGCCGAGCGTTGCCGTCGTGGTTTGTACAACGCCGACAACCGCAGCGGCTTTGAATCCGGGGTGTTGTATTGGCACATGGTCGATCTGATCTGGGTCGTGCTGTTTCCGCTGGTCTATGTGCTGAGTTAA
- a CDS encoding CbbQ/NirQ/NorQ/GpvN family protein, whose translation MDRIPSCAHPIEPFYQPLNNEEALFEQAWHHGMPVLIKGPTGCGKTRFVQHMAHRLKLPLYTVACHDDLSAADLIGRHLIGAQGTWWQDGPLTRAVREGGICYLDEVVEARQDTVVVLHPLADDRRELFLERTGEVLKAPPSFMLVVSYNPGYQNLLKGMKPSTRQRFVAMRFGYPPVADEERIVAREAQVDNALAAQVVRLGQALRRLDQHDLEEVASTRLLIFTARMIGAGMSPREACMACLAEPLSDDPLTVAALMDVVDVHFG comes from the coding sequence ATGGACCGAATCCCGTCTTGCGCACACCCGATCGAACCCTTCTATCAACCGCTGAATAATGAGGAGGCGCTGTTCGAGCAAGCCTGGCATCACGGCATGCCGGTGCTGATCAAAGGGCCGACGGGGTGCGGCAAGACCCGCTTCGTCCAGCACATGGCCCATCGGCTGAAACTGCCGCTGTACACCGTGGCCTGTCACGACGACCTGAGCGCCGCCGACCTGATCGGCCGCCATTTGATCGGCGCCCAGGGCACCTGGTGGCAGGACGGACCCTTGACCCGCGCCGTGCGTGAAGGCGGCATCTGTTACCTGGACGAAGTGGTCGAGGCGCGCCAGGACACCGTGGTCGTTCTGCATCCCCTGGCCGACGATCGGCGCGAGCTGTTCCTGGAACGCACCGGCGAAGTGCTCAAGGCTCCGCCTTCTTTCATGCTGGTGGTGTCGTACAACCCCGGGTACCAGAACCTGCTAAAAGGCATGAAACCCAGCACCCGGCAACGCTTCGTGGCGATGCGCTTCGGCTACCCGCCGGTGGCCGATGAAGAGCGCATCGTCGCCAGGGAGGCCCAGGTGGATAACGCGCTGGCGGCGCAAGTGGTCCGGCTGGGCCAGGCCCTGCGTCGGCTCGACCAGCATGATCTGGAGGAAGTCGCCTCGACCCGTCTGCTGATCTTCACGGCGCGCATGATCGGTGCCGGCATGAGCCCGCGGGAAGCGTGCATGGCCTGCCTGGCCGAACCCCTGAGCGATGATCCGCTGACCGTTGCGGCGCTTATGGATGTGGTCGATGTCCACTTCGGCTGA
- a CDS encoding nitrite reductase encodes MLISNRRTFALTLATVCSSLALAVSHAASADEPAAATNPPMVKTAGAPDMSQADFDASKEIYFQRCAGCHGVLRKGATGKPLTPDITQNRGQPFLEALITYGSPAGMPNWGTSNALTKDQITVMAKFIQHTPPTPPEWGMAETLKTWKVLVKPEDRPKKQLSKLNLPNLFSVTLRDDGKIALIDGDSKKIVKLIETGYAVHISRISASGRYLLVIGRDARIDMIDLWPLEPTKVAEVKVGIEARSVETSKFKGYEDKYTVAGSYWPPQFTIMDGETLEPKQIVSTRGMTVDKQDYHPEPRVAAIIASHEWPEFIVNVKETGKVMLVNYQDIKNLTVTYIDAAPFLHDGGWDSTHRYFMTAANNSNKVAVIDSKERKLTALVDVGKTPHPGRGANFNHPTYGPVWATSHLGDDGISLIGTDPTKHPQYAWKQVASLKGQGGGSLFIKTHPKSRHLYVDTTLNPDTKLSQSVAVFNLDKLDAGYTVLPIAEYAGIKQGAMRVVQPEYNKAGDEVWFSVWSGQADESALVVIDDKTLKLKAVIKDKRLITPTGKFNVYNTQHDIY; translated from the coding sequence ATGCTGATCAGCAACAGAAGAACGTTTGCCCTGACCCTCGCCACCGTGTGTTCGTCACTGGCCCTGGCGGTGAGTCATGCCGCCAGCGCCGACGAGCCCGCCGCCGCGACCAACCCGCCCATGGTCAAGACCGCCGGCGCGCCGGACATGAGCCAGGCCGACTTCGACGCCTCCAAGGAAATTTATTTCCAGCGTTGCGCCGGCTGCCACGGTGTCCTGCGCAAAGGAGCCACCGGCAAGCCACTGACACCGGACATCACCCAGAACCGCGGCCAACCGTTTCTGGAGGCCTTGATTACCTACGGGTCACCGGCGGGCATGCCGAACTGGGGGACGTCCAATGCGCTGACCAAGGATCAGATCACGGTCATGGCCAAGTTCATCCAGCACACGCCGCCGACGCCGCCGGAATGGGGCATGGCCGAGACGCTCAAGACCTGGAAGGTGCTGGTCAAACCCGAGGATCGTCCGAAAAAGCAACTGAGCAAACTCAACCTGCCCAACCTGTTTTCCGTGACGTTGCGCGATGACGGCAAGATCGCCCTGATCGACGGTGACAGCAAGAAAATCGTCAAGTTGATCGAGACCGGTTATGCGGTGCACATCTCGCGCATCTCCGCCTCGGGTCGCTACCTGCTGGTGATCGGCCGCGACGCGCGGATCGACATGATCGACCTGTGGCCGCTGGAGCCGACCAAGGTCGCCGAAGTCAAGGTGGGCATCGAGGCGCGCTCGGTGGAGACCTCCAAGTTCAAGGGCTACGAAGACAAATACACGGTCGCAGGCTCCTACTGGCCGCCACAGTTCACCATCATGGATGGCGAAACCCTGGAGCCGAAACAGATCGTCTCGACCCGCGGCATGACCGTCGACAAGCAGGACTATCACCCCGAACCCCGGGTCGCGGCAATCATCGCTTCCCACGAATGGCCGGAGTTCATCGTCAACGTCAAGGAAACCGGCAAGGTCATGCTGGTCAATTACCAGGACATCAAAAACCTCACCGTCACCTACATCGATGCCGCGCCCTTCCTGCATGACGGCGGCTGGGACAGCACGCACCGTTACTTCATGACCGCCGCCAACAACTCGAACAAGGTCGCCGTGATCGACTCCAAGGAGCGCAAGTTGACCGCGCTGGTGGACGTCGGCAAAACCCCGCACCCGGGTCGCGGCGCCAACTTCAACCACCCGACCTACGGACCGGTCTGGGCCACCAGCCACCTCGGCGACGACGGCATCTCGCTGATCGGCACCGACCCGACCAAACACCCGCAATACGCCTGGAAACAGGTCGCCTCGCTCAAGGGCCAGGGTGGCGGTTCGCTGTTCATCAAGACCCACCCCAAGTCCCGTCACCTGTACGTCGACACCACCCTCAACCCGGACACCAAGCTGAGTCAGTCGGTGGCGGTGTTCAACCTCGACAAGCTCGACGCCGGTTACACCGTGCTGCCGATCGCCGAATACGCAGGCATCAAGCAAGGCGCCATGCGGGTCGTGCAACCGGAATACAACAAGGCCGGCGATGAAGTCTGGTTCTCCGTGTGGAGCGGCCAGGCCGACGAATCGGCGCTGGTGGTGATCGACGACAAAACACTGAAGCTCAAAGCAGTCATCAAGGACAAACGACTGATCACGCCCACCGGGAAGTTCAACGTCTACAACACCCAACACGACATCTATTGA
- a CDS encoding c-type cytochrome: MKNTLFSLFALTAALSVQPAMAADDGPALFKSKPCAACHTIDTKLVGPALKDVAAKNAGVAGAADTLASHIKNGTSGNWGPMPMPANPVTDEEAKILATWVLTLK, translated from the coding sequence ATGAAAAATACACTGTTTTCACTGTTCGCCCTGACCGCTGCGCTGAGCGTGCAGCCGGCCATGGCTGCCGATGACGGCCCGGCGTTGTTCAAGAGCAAACCCTGCGCCGCCTGCCATACCATCGACACCAAGCTGGTCGGCCCCGCGCTCAAGGATGTCGCGGCCAAGAACGCGGGCGTGGCCGGAGCCGCGGACACCCTGGCAAGCCACATCAAGAACGGCACCTCAGGCAACTGGGGGCCGATGCCAATGCCCGCCAACCCCGTGACGGATGAAGAAGCGAAAATTCTCGCGACCTGGGTACTGACGCTCAAATAA
- a CDS encoding c-type cytochrome: MKVYRHVVIVAALLLICTTAVATPDATRQAQLEHLLSQDCGACHGLHMTGGLGPELTRAALAGKSRDSLIATVSHGRPGTAMPGWAPLLSPDDIRWLVDLLLQGYPAP, translated from the coding sequence ATGAAGGTCTATCGACACGTTGTGATTGTGGCGGCCCTCCTCCTCATTTGCACCACCGCGGTTGCGACACCGGACGCCACGCGTCAGGCGCAACTCGAACACCTGCTGAGCCAGGACTGTGGCGCCTGCCATGGGCTGCACATGACTGGCGGGCTGGGCCCCGAACTGACCCGCGCGGCACTGGCCGGCAAGTCCAGGGACAGCCTGATCGCCACCGTCAGCCACGGCCGGCCCGGCACCGCCATGCCCGGTTGGGCGCCATTGCTCAGCCCGGACGACATCCGTTGGCTGGTCGATCTTCTTCTCCAGGGATACCCCGCACCATGA